From a region of the Salarias fasciatus chromosome 6, fSalaFa1.1, whole genome shotgun sequence genome:
- the tomm20b gene encoding mitochondrial import receptor subunit TOM20 homolog B, protein MMGGRSSAIAAGVCGALFVGYCIYFDRKRRSDPDFKNRLRERRRKQKAAKERAGMTKLPDLKDAEAVQKFFLEEIQLGEELLAQGDYEKGVDHLTNAIAVCGQPQQLLQVLQQTLPPPVFQMLLTKLPSISQRIVSAQSLSEDDIE, encoded by the exons ATGATGGGGGGGAGGAGCAGCGCGATCGCCGCGGGGGTGTGCGGGGCCCTGTTCGTCGGCTACTGCATTTACTTCGACCGGAAGAGACGGAGTGACCCCGACTTCAAGAACAGGCTGCGGGAAC gGAGGAGAAAGCAGAAAGCGGCGAAGGAGCGAGCAGGCATGACGAAG ctcccagaCCTGAAGGATGCTGAAGCCGTTCAGAAGTTCTTCCTGGAGGAGATTCAGCTGggcgaggagctgctggctcagg GAGACTACGAGAAGGGCGTGGACCACCTGACCAACGCCATCGCCGTGTGCGGCCAgccccagcagctgctgcaggtgctgcagcAGACTCTGCCGCCGCCCGTCTTCCAGATGCTGCTCACCAAGCTGCCCAGCATCAGCCAG CGTATCGTCAGCGCACAGAGTCTCAGCGAGGACGATATAGAGTAA
- the rbm34 gene encoding RNA-binding protein 34: MKRKNPESETPSADYVVGQVSGSVFRQSSAASASLSALFSTDAPAAPLRFQPPPKPVQRSTLTPEQPRESPEARQQPAQKKKKTTKEKSAADRRLENRESALQEADREEQGPSAARRSEKERWVLRRQRLKAGRQEEALKAQRTVFVGNLPVSCTKKTLRTIFRDSGVIDSIRFRSVVREDPSMTRKLATIKRKVHPKKQSMNAYVVFQDEAGAGRALERNGMEVEKDFHIRVDRAGGASAHDHRRSVFVGNLSFEMKEVDFRQHFAECGDVEAVRLVRDKNSGLGKGFGYVLFQSADSVQLALELDGSKLQGRAVRVKRSVKKEKEGKAPGPKAGAAPRRFKSHKALPGKQQTSSQSSFSGEKADPNRKAKKKGVKKRVTPRRPAHP, encoded by the exons cgAGACGCCGTCCGCTGACTACGTGGTGGGTCAGGTTTCGGGAAGCGTGTTCCGCCAGAGCTCGGCGGCGTCCGCTTCGCTGTCGGCTCTCTTCAGCACCGACGCGCCTGCTGCCCCGCTGCGCTTCCAGCCTCCACCCAAG CCTGTTCAGAGGAGCACACTCACCCCCGAGCAGCCCAGAGAGAGTCCAGAGGCCCGACAGCAGCCCgcgcagaagaagaagaagacgacgaAAGAGAAATCAGCCGCTGACCGCCGGCTGGAGAACAG GGAGAGCGCTCTGCAGGAGGCCGACCGGGAGGAGCAGGGCCCGAGCGCCGCCCGGAGGAGCGAGAAGGAGCGCTGGGTGCTGAGGAGGCAGCGGCTGAAGGCCGGCCGGCAGGAGGAGGCCCTGAAGGCCCAGAGGACCGTGTTCGTGGGAAACCTCCCTGTCAGCTGCACCAAGAAG ACCCTGAGGACCATCTTCAGAGACAGCGGCGTCATCGATTCCATCCGATTTCGCTCTgtg gtcagagaaGACCCCTCCATGACTCGCAAACTGGCCACCATCAA ACGTAAAGTCCATCCCAAGAAGCAGAGCATGAACGCCTACGTGGTGTTTCAGGACGAGGCCGGCGCCGGCAGGGCTCTGGAGAG GAACGGCATGGAGGTGGAGAAAGACTTCCACATCCGGGTGGACCGAGCGGGCGGCGCGTCGGCG CACGACCACCGCCGCTCCGTGTTCGTGGGAAACCTGTCGTTCG AAATGAAAGAGGTGGACTTTCGGCAGCACTTCGCGGAGTGTGGCGACGTGGAGGCCGTGAGGCTGGTGCGAGACAAGAACAGCGGCCTGGGGAAAGGCTTCGGCTACGTCCTGTTCCAG AGCGCCGACTCGGTGCAGCTGGCCCTGGAGCTGGACGGCTCCAAGCTGCAGGGCCGAGCCGTCCGAGTGAAGAGGTcggtgaagaaggagaaggaggggaaggCCCCGGGCCCCAAGGCAGGCGCTGCCCCGCGACGGTTCAAATCCCACAAGGCGCTTCCTGGGAAGCAGCAGACGTCCAGCCAGAGCTCCTTCAGCGGAGAAAAGGCCGACCCAAACCGGAAGGCCAAAAAGAAAGGAGTGAAGAAGAGAGTGACGCCCCGCCGGCCTGCTCACCCCTGA